In Lujinxingia sediminis, a single genomic region encodes these proteins:
- a CDS encoding MFS transporter has protein sequence MISPHNAEAELGGARAGSLALIYATSLATVLVFTYLPRHFEALGLSGAMIGTIFAARTIAQSFASPLWATLADRHDRLTATTRALLVSGVVAVAALPFVVAPLALFGVLLAYALTAGCALPLIDALTLRAAGAEGFSRLRAFGSAGFGLAALGAAALGLYYTHAEIAAMTPWALVLATILTALATLGLPRDERSLTRPRPDWSLFKELWRAPLVVIFAIAALHWASQMPYNLFLVFLCEERDFPAWTPGLAVGVGIAAEIVAFAMAPRLLKRIAPLPLFALSIALTALRWFLTAYVTSLPLILAAQLGHAFSYGAFYVAMMAILDRRVPPEVRATGQGALYLVVFGLGGALGAGLGGWLLDVAPASRTFAAAGWLEVVAFIGLLAAWRWLNRAANTFLRPS, from the coding sequence ATGATCTCCCCCCACAACGCTGAAGCTGAGCTAGGGGGGGCCCGCGCTGGCTCTCTGGCGTTGATTTACGCCACAAGCCTGGCAACCGTGTTGGTCTTCACCTACCTCCCCCGCCACTTCGAGGCGCTGGGGTTGAGCGGCGCGATGATCGGCACGATCTTCGCCGCCCGCACCATCGCCCAGAGCTTCGCAAGCCCACTGTGGGCCACACTGGCCGACCGCCACGACCGCCTCACAGCAACCACGCGTGCCCTGCTGGTGAGTGGCGTGGTAGCCGTCGCCGCCCTGCCCTTTGTCGTCGCTCCCCTGGCGCTCTTCGGAGTGCTTCTGGCCTACGCGCTAACGGCGGGCTGCGCCCTTCCGCTGATCGACGCCCTTACCCTCCGAGCCGCCGGTGCCGAGGGATTCTCCCGACTTCGCGCCTTTGGGTCTGCCGGCTTTGGCCTGGCCGCGCTCGGCGCAGCAGCTCTCGGGCTCTATTACACCCACGCCGAGATCGCGGCGATGACTCCCTGGGCGCTGGTGCTCGCCACCATTCTGACCGCCCTCGCCACGCTGGGGCTTCCCCGTGACGAGCGAAGCCTCACTCGTCCACGGCCGGACTGGAGCCTCTTTAAAGAGCTGTGGCGTGCTCCGCTGGTGGTGATCTTTGCCATCGCCGCGCTGCACTGGGCCTCCCAGATGCCCTACAACCTCTTTCTGGTGTTTCTCTGCGAAGAACGTGACTTTCCCGCGTGGACCCCCGGGCTGGCCGTCGGCGTGGGCATCGCAGCGGAGATCGTCGCGTTTGCGATGGCCCCGCGCCTTCTCAAACGCATCGCCCCACTGCCCCTCTTCGCGCTGAGCATCGCGCTGACCGCGCTGCGCTGGTTCCTCACTGCCTACGTCACCAGCCTGCCTTTGATCCTTGCGGCCCAGCTCGGTCACGCCTTCAGTTATGGGGCCTTCTATGTGGCGATGATGGCCATTCTTGACCGACGTGTACCGCCGGAGGTTCGCGCCACCGGCCAGGGAGCCCTCTACCTTGTGGTCTTCGGACTGGGCGGCGCGCTGGGGGCTGGGCTCGGCGGTTGGCTTCTCGACGTGGCCCCGGCCTCTCGAACCTTTGCGGCTGCTGGATGGTTGGAGGTCGTCGCATTCATCGGGCTGCTGGCGGCCTGGCGCTGGTTGAACCGTGCAGCCAACACATTCTTGCGTCCTTCCTGA
- a CDS encoding serine/threonine protein kinase has product MNTGFWMAICPNCKTRVEHTYAPCPSGDGFFAIEEAEHASHPDERLLGRRIGERFIVASILGSGSMGYVYKAYQARVDRMVALKVFHAEKVEGTLMGQRTVGSSGPGGQDRFAQEARVLAKLSHPNCVTLYDFGVSDDERFLYIAMEHVAGVSLRKAVRRGLKVDSILEIVRQILMALREAHSLDIVHRDLKPENIILSYRRSSDEQIVKVLDFGIAKLLQQDPQSARTAVGLLFGTPAYMSPEQCRGESDIGPATDIYALGCMLFELVCGRLPYISKSPQEMVRMHQLEAIPDLEPRPGLKVPAGLETFVRTCMAKNPRDRYVDAHAALVAFESLAGKSSGQALRVSAPEGSARKGRVTVPGDRIIGNNVEPAIEHAAPAGLSPRAVSAQAAAPVEGVRDTARGEVGGKASARSSFTMVRQGNNALVLIALSVVLIFCALLFTYIYLSTRG; this is encoded by the coding sequence TTGAACACGGGTTTCTGGATGGCCATTTGCCCGAATTGCAAGACCAGGGTGGAGCACACCTATGCGCCGTGCCCTTCGGGCGACGGCTTTTTTGCGATCGAGGAGGCCGAGCACGCCAGTCACCCCGACGAGCGTCTTCTCGGCCGTCGTATCGGGGAGCGCTTTATCGTGGCGTCGATCCTTGGCAGCGGTTCGATGGGGTATGTCTACAAGGCCTATCAGGCGCGAGTCGATCGTATGGTGGCGCTCAAGGTCTTTCATGCGGAGAAGGTCGAAGGCACCCTGATGGGCCAGCGTACGGTGGGCTCCAGTGGGCCCGGAGGCCAGGACCGCTTCGCGCAGGAAGCGCGGGTGTTGGCCAAGCTCTCGCACCCCAATTGCGTGACCCTATATGACTTTGGGGTGAGCGATGATGAGCGTTTCCTTTACATCGCGATGGAGCACGTCGCAGGGGTCTCGCTGCGAAAAGCGGTGCGGCGAGGGCTTAAGGTAGACTCGATTCTTGAGATCGTACGCCAGATCTTGATGGCGCTTCGCGAGGCGCACTCGCTCGATATCGTGCACCGCGACTTAAAGCCGGAGAACATTATCCTCTCCTATCGGCGCTCCAGCGATGAGCAGATCGTCAAGGTGCTCGACTTCGGGATCGCCAAACTTTTGCAGCAAGATCCGCAGTCGGCGCGCACTGCCGTGGGGCTGCTCTTCGGTACGCCGGCCTATATGAGTCCGGAGCAGTGTCGCGGAGAGTCGGACATCGGGCCTGCGACCGACATCTACGCGCTGGGCTGCATGCTCTTTGAACTTGTGTGCGGCCGGCTCCCCTACATCTCGAAGTCGCCTCAGGAGATGGTGCGGATGCATCAGCTCGAAGCCATCCCCGACCTTGAGCCTCGCCCCGGGCTGAAGGTGCCGGCGGGGTTGGAAACCTTCGTGCGCACCTGCATGGCCAAGAACCCTCGGGATCGCTACGTCGATGCGCATGCCGCGCTGGTAGCCTTTGAATCGCTGGCAGGCAAAAGCTCCGGACAGGCGTTGCGCGTCAGTGCGCCCGAGGGCAGTGCGCGCAAGGGGAGGGTGACGGTGCCTGGCGATCGCATTATCGGCAACAACGTTGAGCCCGCGATTGAGCACGCCGCGCCAGCCGGACTTTCACCGCGGGCTGTGAGCGCGCAGGCTGCCGCCCCGGTGGAGGGTGTGCGCGACACGGCCAGGGGGGAGGTGGGGGGCAAGGCGTCTGCGCGCTCATCGTTTACAATGGTGCGCCAGGGCAACAACGCGCTGGTGCTCATAGCCTTGAGCGTCGTGCTGATCTTCTGTGCGTTGCTCTTCACCTACATCTACCTCTCCACGCGCGGGTGA
- a CDS encoding deoxynucleoside kinase yields MTTSPRHFIALAGNIGAGKSTAAKIIARHFGCELFHEPVVDNRFLRNYYGDMTRWSFTLQMEFLLRRVEHHGQIDRMRASCVQDRTLIEDPEIFAKYLHGLGHMTDNELDLYFDFFKRFNHSIRQPNKVILLHTPDTRVLLKRIAERGREEERGITSDFLRGLNGYYETFAQVARRKYGLDVLEIDVTSRDFRSGQERKRFLGEVAEFINRDLAPNEELPLAMESETD; encoded by the coding sequence ATGACCACTTCCCCCCGTCACTTCATCGCGCTGGCCGGAAACATCGGTGCCGGAAAAAGCACCGCCGCCAAGATCATCGCCCGCCACTTTGGCTGTGAGCTCTTCCATGAGCCGGTCGTCGACAACCGCTTTCTGCGCAATTACTACGGCGACATGACCCGCTGGAGCTTCACCCTTCAGATGGAGTTTTTGCTGCGCCGGGTCGAACATCACGGCCAGATCGATCGCATGCGAGCCTCCTGCGTCCAGGACCGCACGTTGATCGAAGATCCCGAGATCTTCGCCAAATACCTGCACGGTCTGGGGCATATGACCGACAACGAGCTCGATCTCTACTTCGACTTCTTCAAGCGCTTCAACCACTCGATCCGCCAGCCCAACAAGGTCATCCTGCTGCATACCCCGGATACCCGTGTGCTGCTCAAACGCATCGCCGAGCGTGGACGCGAGGAGGAGCGCGGCATCACCAGCGACTTCCTGCGCGGCCTCAATGGCTACTACGAGACGTTCGCCCAGGTCGCGCGTCGCAAGTATGGACTCGACGTCTTAGAGATCGACGTGACCAGCCGCGACTTCCGCAGCGGCCAGGAGCGCAAACGCTTCCTCGGTGAGGTCGCCGAGTTCATCAACCGCGACCTCGCTCCCAACGAAGAGCTCCCCCTGGCGATGGAGTCTGAGACGGACTGA
- a CDS encoding NAD(P)H-quinone oxidoreductase — MMNAIAVDTASDTPRLFWTDHPRPKPASGEVLIKVHATAVNRADLLQARGRYPVPAGASTIMGLEAAGEVVELGEGVEGINLGDRVCALLTGGGYAEYVASPASLLLPLPDALSMEDAAALPEVFYTAFLNLYIEGQLEAGERALIHAAGSGVGTAALQLCRLTGNPVLGTASASKLESILELGAERAIDRHTEDFAEAIREWTDGEGVDVILDPVGATYLDANLKSLTTGGRLIIIGLLSGASAELSLGRLLMKRLQIKGSVLRSRTLAEKEAITVAFKARVWPHVVSGALRPIIETVLPIDRADDAHRLLASNQTTGKIVLRVRP, encoded by the coding sequence ATGATGAACGCCATCGCAGTTGACACCGCCTCCGACACCCCACGCCTCTTCTGGACCGACCATCCCCGCCCCAAACCGGCCTCTGGCGAGGTTCTGATCAAGGTGCACGCCACCGCCGTCAATCGGGCTGATCTCTTGCAGGCCCGCGGACGCTACCCGGTGCCCGCCGGCGCCAGCACGATCATGGGTCTTGAAGCAGCCGGCGAAGTTGTCGAGTTGGGTGAAGGCGTCGAGGGTATCAACCTCGGCGATCGCGTCTGCGCTCTGCTCACCGGGGGGGGATACGCCGAGTATGTCGCCTCGCCGGCGTCACTCCTCCTTCCTCTTCCCGACGCCCTCTCGATGGAAGACGCCGCGGCCCTCCCGGAAGTCTTCTACACCGCCTTTCTCAACCTCTACATCGAAGGGCAACTGGAAGCGGGAGAGCGTGCGCTGATTCACGCCGCAGGATCCGGCGTAGGCACAGCCGCACTGCAACTCTGTCGCCTCACAGGCAATCCGGTCCTCGGCACGGCCAGCGCGTCCAAGCTCGAATCGATCCTCGAGTTAGGTGCCGAACGCGCCATCGATCGTCACACCGAAGACTTCGCCGAGGCCATTCGGGAATGGACCGATGGCGAGGGCGTCGATGTGATCCTCGATCCCGTAGGCGCGACCTACCTCGATGCCAATCTCAAAAGTCTGACCACCGGCGGACGCCTCATCATCATCGGACTTCTCAGCGGGGCGAGCGCCGAGCTCTCGCTGGGCCGCCTTCTCATGAAGCGCCTTCAGATCAAAGGCTCCGTACTCCGCAGCCGCACGCTCGCCGAAAAAGAAGCGATCACCGTCGCGTTTAAAGCCCGGGTGTGGCCTCACGTCGTCAGCGGCGCGTTGCGCCCGATCATCGAGACGGTGCTCCCCATCGACAGGGCCGATGACGCACACCGACTTCTGGCCTCAAATCAGACCACCGGAAAGATCGTGCTGCGGGTAAGGCCGTGA
- a CDS encoding CBS domain-containing protein: MRVVITHSNADFDALATLIAVTRLWPEVRACLVGPTSPSVKRYLALHKDSFELVTVDALEGEAIEELIVVDTRSRNRLKPYASLLERAQRVVVFDHHAPSSDDVSADVDVIEPVGACVTLICERLEEAGVSLSVGDATLMMLGLYADTGKLSFGNTSTRDILAAAYLRKQGARLEVVNRYLQQEFSADQQRLLVEVMGSAREVDREGLRLALATHVGEAYVKGAAVVVERVLQLTGVDALVLVAQQTGSKVVQVIARSNTRHLDVAALMGGFGGGGHPAAAAAKIKPGDATEVASAIFEKLQSWPVDPLDVADVMSSPVQTVAHDTTLSEFRRCLERWGVHGMPVMRAGEVVGVVSGRDVEQAVRRGDWEIPVAGFMSQRVISASPDEPLSEALKRMTEHDIGRLPVLEQGVLVGIISRSDALRRLYSEDAE; encoded by the coding sequence ATGCGTGTGGTGATCACCCACAGCAACGCCGACTTTGACGCTCTGGCAACCCTCATCGCTGTGACGCGTCTGTGGCCGGAGGTGCGGGCCTGCCTCGTCGGGCCGACCAGCCCCTCGGTGAAGCGCTACCTCGCGTTGCATAAGGATAGCTTTGAGCTTGTGACCGTAGACGCGCTTGAGGGTGAGGCGATCGAGGAACTGATTGTGGTGGATACGCGCTCCCGCAATCGACTCAAACCTTATGCGTCGTTGTTGGAGCGGGCGCAGCGGGTGGTGGTCTTTGATCATCACGCACCCTCATCGGATGATGTGAGCGCGGATGTGGATGTGATCGAGCCAGTTGGGGCGTGCGTCACGCTGATCTGCGAGCGCCTCGAGGAGGCCGGAGTCTCACTGAGCGTGGGCGATGCGACGTTGATGATGTTGGGACTTTACGCCGACACCGGAAAGCTCTCATTTGGGAATACCAGTACGCGCGACATCCTGGCGGCGGCGTATTTGCGCAAGCAGGGCGCGCGCCTGGAAGTGGTCAATCGTTACCTGCAGCAGGAGTTCAGCGCCGATCAGCAACGCCTTCTGGTAGAGGTCATGGGCTCGGCCCGAGAGGTGGACCGAGAGGGGCTACGCCTGGCGTTGGCGACCCATGTGGGCGAGGCCTACGTCAAGGGTGCGGCCGTAGTTGTCGAGAGGGTGCTGCAGTTGACCGGGGTCGATGCGCTGGTGCTTGTGGCCCAGCAGACGGGGTCGAAAGTTGTGCAGGTGATTGCGCGCAGCAACACGCGTCATCTTGATGTGGCGGCACTCATGGGGGGCTTTGGAGGCGGCGGGCATCCTGCCGCCGCTGCCGCGAAGATCAAGCCGGGAGATGCCACCGAGGTGGCGTCCGCCATCTTCGAGAAGTTGCAGAGCTGGCCGGTCGATCCCCTGGACGTGGCTGATGTCATGAGCTCGCCAGTTCAGACCGTCGCGCATGATACCACGCTCAGCGAGTTTCGACGCTGCCTGGAGCGCTGGGGAGTGCACGGGATGCCGGTGATGCGCGCTGGTGAGGTGGTCGGGGTGGTGTCGGGCCGTGATGTGGAGCAGGCCGTACGGCGCGGCGATTGGGAGATTCCTGTCGCCGGGTTCATGAGCCAACGGGTGATCAGCGCCTCGCCGGACGAGCCTCTCAGCGAGGCGCTTAAACGGATGACGGAGCATGATATCGGACGGCTGCCGGTGCTTGAACAGGGCGTTTTGGTCGGGATCATCTCGCGAAGCGACGCGCTGCGTCGACTCTACAGCGAAGACGCCGAATAG